From Amycolatopsis sp. cg9, one genomic window encodes:
- a CDS encoding choice-of-anchor A family protein, with the protein MRVTHAALAALAACGLVVLSIPAGRPAAADPLPGGLGPCVPGTCPGTYPPVGNGAFAGRDNAINVFAGGDMRVTGSAAEAEGRVVVGGDFTLRKTAGSSIYNVGVAGVGSRVPPPDGADFLTVGGDLSVADGQRLDAVGDSGGGVVRHAGSVSGTVIGTVVHDTAAMKPYAGLRAELTAASECYARAAATGTVVNQNHQTLFTGDGKSALQVFTVTQDVAGPGGATQGIAFAGIPDGATVLVNLTGSARVINTYSGSLDDTDPLNRLRPRLLWNFPDARVVRLTGSGMFQGSVLAGNPDGTTTVTLPGTNGRFFTAGSLVHGSGASQGSGQEFHAYPFTGDLPSCGKPPEPTTTTTVTTTSTAPTTTPTTTTSPTSPTSTTPTTSTTPTTSTTAPMTTTPTSTTPTDTTTVPTSPTSTTPTSTTAGTTTVPTSTTPTDTTTVPTSPTSPTSTSPTGTTTPSGTTTTATSTTVTTPTGTSPESSETSTTPAGPNPTVPTTLGGHGRLPSTGTDLGPVLGLGALLLTGGIALVLVASRRRTR; encoded by the coding sequence GTGCGCGTGACCCATGCCGCCCTCGCGGCGCTGGCGGCCTGCGGGCTCGTGGTCCTTTCGATCCCCGCGGGGCGGCCCGCGGCCGCCGATCCGCTGCCCGGGGGGCTCGGGCCGTGCGTGCCCGGGACGTGCCCCGGGACCTACCCGCCGGTCGGCAACGGGGCGTTCGCCGGGCGGGACAACGCCATCAACGTCTTCGCCGGCGGCGACATGCGCGTCACCGGCAGTGCCGCCGAGGCGGAAGGGCGGGTGGTCGTCGGCGGGGACTTCACGCTGCGGAAGACCGCCGGCTCGTCGATCTACAACGTCGGCGTCGCCGGGGTCGGGTCGCGGGTTCCGCCGCCGGACGGGGCCGACTTCCTGACCGTCGGCGGGGACCTCTCGGTCGCCGACGGGCAGCGGCTCGACGCCGTGGGCGACTCCGGGGGCGGGGTCGTGCGGCACGCCGGGAGCGTCAGCGGCACCGTGATCGGCACCGTCGTGCACGACACCGCGGCGATGAAGCCGTACGCGGGCCTGCGCGCCGAGCTCACCGCCGCCAGCGAGTGCTACGCGCGGGCCGCGGCGACCGGGACCGTCGTCAACCAGAACCACCAGACGCTCTTCACCGGCGACGGGAAGTCCGCGCTGCAGGTCTTCACCGTCACCCAGGACGTCGCCGGCCCCGGGGGCGCCACCCAGGGCATCGCGTTCGCCGGCATCCCGGACGGGGCCACCGTGCTGGTCAACCTGACCGGCTCGGCCCGGGTGATCAACACCTACAGCGGCAGCCTCGACGACACCGACCCGCTCAACCGGCTGCGGCCCCGCCTGCTGTGGAACTTCCCCGACGCCCGGGTGGTCCGCCTCACCGGCAGCGGCATGTTCCAGGGCAGCGTGCTCGCGGGCAACCCGGACGGCACCACGACGGTCACCCTCCCCGGCACCAACGGCCGCTTCTTCACGGCGGGCAGCCTGGTCCACGGCTCCGGGGCCAGCCAGGGCAGCGGGCAGGAGTTCCACGCGTACCCGTTCACCGGCGACCTGCCCTCCTGCGGGAAGCCGCCCGAGCCGACCACCACGACCACGGTCACCACGACCTCGACCGCGCCCACCACCACACCCACCACGACGACTTCGCCGACCTCCCCCACCAGCACCACCCCGACCACCAGCACCACGCCGACCACTTCGACGACGGCGCCGATGACCACCACCCCGACGAGCACCACCCCGACGGACACGACCACCGTGCCCACCTCCCCCACCAGCACCACACCCACCAGCACCACGGCGGGCACCACGACCGTGCCCACCAGCACCACCCCGACGGACACCACCACGGTGCCCACCTCCCCCACGAGCCCCACCAGCACGAGCCCCACCGGCACCACGACCCCGTCGGGCACCACCACGACGGCCACCTCGACCACGGTCACCACCCCGACCGGCACCTCGCCGGAATCGTCGGAGACGAGCACCACACCGGCCGGCCCGAACCCGACCGTCCCGACCACGCTGGGCGGCCACGGCCGGCTGCCGAGCACCGGCACCGACCTGGGCCCGGTCCTCGGCCTCGGCGCCCTGCTGCTCACCGGTGGCATCGCGCTGGTCCTCGTCGCGAGCCGCCGCCGGACGCGCTGA
- a CDS encoding MerR family transcriptional regulator → MEAKNVDAGAWAPGKVAELLGVSPVTLRSWSARYGIGPPAGAGRHRRYSDADVRRLQQMQRLVARGMPVREAAAAAFGGEADAPEIPAADRARELADAAEELRSATVAGLLDETLGTLGPAAAWTDVLAPVLRGLGDRWQRGDVCFASEWALTTEISLAFERFSARFPAAVPGRPVLLACCPAERHSLPMEALRATLAEAGIPVAYLGQLVPAEALADLAARLDPVLVILWSMTPPTADDLLADRVRALGRPVGTAGPGWENLGDRGYARVNDLEAAVELAAEHTEV, encoded by the coding sequence GTGGAAGCCAAGAACGTCGACGCAGGAGCCTGGGCACCCGGCAAAGTCGCCGAGCTGCTGGGCGTCTCGCCCGTGACGCTGCGCAGCTGGAGCGCGCGGTACGGGATCGGCCCGCCGGCCGGCGCCGGACGCCACCGCCGCTATTCCGACGCCGACGTCCGCCGCCTGCAGCAGATGCAGCGGCTGGTCGCACGGGGCATGCCGGTGCGCGAAGCGGCGGCCGCGGCCTTCGGCGGCGAAGCGGACGCGCCCGAGATCCCGGCGGCCGACCGGGCGCGCGAGCTCGCGGACGCGGCGGAGGAGCTGCGGTCCGCGACGGTGGCCGGCCTCCTGGACGAAACGCTCGGCACCCTCGGCCCGGCCGCGGCCTGGACCGACGTCCTGGCCCCGGTCCTGCGCGGCCTCGGCGACCGCTGGCAGCGCGGCGACGTGTGCTTCGCCTCGGAGTGGGCGCTCACGACGGAGATCTCGCTGGCGTTCGAGCGCTTCAGCGCCCGCTTCCCGGCGGCGGTCCCGGGCCGGCCGGTGCTGCTGGCTTGCTGCCCGGCCGAGCGGCACTCGCTGCCGATGGAGGCCCTGCGGGCGACGCTGGCGGAGGCGGGGATCCCGGTGGCCTACCTGGGCCAGCTCGTCCCGGCTGAGGCGCTGGCGGACCTGGCGGCCCGCCTCGACCCGGTCCTGGTGATCCTGTGGTCGATGACCCCGCCGACCGCGGACGACCTGCTGGCGGACCGGGTGCGAGCCCTCGGCCGCCCGGTCGGCACGGCGGGCCCGGGCTGGGAGAACCTGGGCGACCGCGGCTACGCGCGGGTCAACGACCTCGAGGCCGCGGTCGAGCTGGCGGCGGAACACACCGAGGTGTAG
- a CDS encoding STAS domain-containing protein yields the protein MTEHCSAPELSTRTDAGVVTVHCTGELDLGTARRLRDRLLAPIRARARGVVADLTETTFCDSTVFSVLVEAHRDADALNVAFAIAPDDVAVARPLHILGLDELLPLHPGRAAAQAAVAEAWPEDRRIS from the coding sequence ATGACCGAGCACTGCAGCGCGCCCGAGCTCTCCACCAGGACGGACGCCGGAGTCGTCACGGTCCACTGCACCGGCGAACTCGACCTGGGCACGGCCCGCCGCCTCCGCGACCGGCTGCTGGCCCCGATCCGCGCCAGGGCGCGCGGGGTCGTCGCGGACCTCACCGAGACCACGTTCTGCGACTCGACGGTCTTCAGCGTCCTGGTCGAGGCGCACCGCGACGCCGACGCGCTCAACGTGGCCTTCGCGATCGCGCCGGACGACGTGGCGGTCGCCCGGCCGCTGCACATCCTCGGCCTGGACGAGCTGCTCCCCCTGCACCCGGGCCGGGCCGCCGCCCAGGCGGCGGTGGCGGAGGCGTGGCCGGAGGACCGCCGGATTTCCTGA
- a CDS encoding discoidin domain-containing protein, whose product MAEEYGITADVEPAEIAAVSRRHVLAAGTGLLAGFGLAAVLPGVASAAPAVAGKTDLALFRPVQVSSTAYAATPAEFAVDGLAQVGVRGSGWRAAPGDGQWIVVDLQAACRVVSVVLTFEARPGDPAFDASASRSRTSGAEVQSSYATAFDLDVSDDGRAWRTVHHTDAGTGGVVTIPLAVTARWVRFTASRRSTTNPLGLNGFQVFGTGPRNRPAVHGWTSFPVRPHDDPPALAVAPDGTVPLESGWVLTMDDWAPTGDGKALSGSTVDTRGWLPATVPGTVLASLVEQGQLPDPVSGLNNLHVPEALSRHAWWYRRRFGLPRGLDTSPGRHVWLEFDGVNHEAQIWLNGAEIGTQSHPFGRGAFDVTAALRRSGDQALAVKISPMPRPGSPGDKGADGSSWVDAGGTMFDNSPTYLAVSGWDWMPAVRDRASGIWDHVRLRSTGAAVLGDVRADTKVPGDGTAEVTLTVPVRNAAATAQRVQVSAAFGPVSVSSTVTVPAGQSTDVVFPKQVVKNPKLWWPNGYGDPDLYDLTLTAAIGATTSDRRTVKIGLREIGYQYDLPIVIADGRATQTVDLGPQNARFVRMQGLKRATGWGFSLWTLAVPGSSGTDLAQGKPSSSSSVADGNPPERAFDGDPDTRWTSAYEDDQWLQVDLGTATAFDKVVLTWETAYAATFKIQVSQDGEAWTDAASVDNSPKPLTFLVNGVKIFARGGSWGWDELLRRMPAERTDAVVAMHRDMNFTLIRNWVGSSYRQELFDACDKYGILLWNEFWDGWSTDPANHDVFLAQAKDTVLRYRHHACATVWFGCNEGTPPPVIDNALRDIVQSSTDLLYQGNSAGGVITGDGPYYWQDPKRYFTGEATGGKAGFWSEIGLPTVSVVESMRNLVGKDDPGWPIGAPWFLHDWSTNGNQSPQSYLAAIDARLAPSTSLAEFCRKAQFVNYESMRAIFEAWNAKLWADATGVLLWMSHPAWHSTVWQTYDYDLDVNGSYYGARKGCEHHHVQADLTTWQVRVINHTPGALTGVTATARLYGLDGVALGEAQQQKLDVAPISAAAAFTVPFADGQPDLHLLRLTLTDAGGAVLSENTYWRYRTDTAMRALNQLPGARLTTSLRPDGDAYTATIRNDGRTVAAMIRLSLREKNGTDRVLPTRYGDNYFWLLPGESRTIHVEPRRRVPNAKLLVEAYNVAAKLTS is encoded by the coding sequence ATGGCCGAGGAGTACGGCATCACCGCAGATGTCGAGCCCGCGGAGATCGCCGCCGTGTCGCGGCGGCACGTCTTGGCCGCCGGGACCGGGCTGCTCGCCGGGTTCGGGCTCGCGGCGGTCCTGCCCGGGGTCGCGTCGGCCGCGCCCGCGGTGGCCGGGAAGACCGACCTCGCGCTCTTCCGGCCGGTCCAGGTCTCCTCGACCGCCTACGCCGCCACCCCGGCCGAGTTCGCCGTCGACGGCCTCGCGCAGGTCGGCGTCCGCGGCTCCGGCTGGCGCGCCGCCCCGGGCGACGGCCAGTGGATCGTCGTCGACCTCCAGGCCGCCTGCCGCGTCGTCTCCGTCGTGCTGACCTTCGAGGCGCGGCCCGGCGACCCGGCGTTCGACGCGAGCGCGTCCCGCAGCCGCACCAGCGGTGCCGAAGTCCAGTCGAGCTACGCGACGGCGTTCGACCTCGACGTCTCCGACGACGGCCGGGCCTGGCGCACGGTCCACCACACCGACGCCGGCACCGGCGGCGTCGTGACGATCCCCCTCGCCGTCACCGCGCGCTGGGTCCGCTTCACCGCGAGCCGCCGCTCGACGACCAACCCGCTGGGCCTCAACGGCTTCCAGGTCTTCGGCACCGGCCCGCGCAACCGCCCGGCGGTGCACGGCTGGACGAGCTTCCCGGTCCGCCCGCACGACGACCCGCCCGCGCTCGCCGTGGCGCCCGACGGCACCGTGCCGCTCGAATCCGGCTGGGTGCTCACGATGGACGACTGGGCCCCCACCGGCGACGGCAAAGCGCTTTCCGGCTCCACTGTGGACACCCGTGGCTGGCTGCCGGCCACCGTACCCGGTACCGTGCTGGCTTCGCTCGTGGAGCAGGGGCAGCTGCCCGACCCGGTGTCCGGGCTGAACAACCTGCACGTACCGGAAGCGCTTTCCCGCCACGCCTGGTGGTACCGCCGCCGCTTCGGCCTCCCGCGCGGCCTCGACACCTCGCCCGGCCGGCACGTCTGGCTCGAGTTCGACGGCGTCAACCACGAAGCGCAGATCTGGCTCAACGGCGCCGAAATCGGCACGCAGAGCCATCCGTTCGGCCGCGGCGCCTTCGACGTCACGGCGGCGCTGCGCCGGTCCGGCGACCAGGCGCTCGCCGTGAAGATCTCGCCGATGCCGCGCCCCGGCAGCCCGGGGGACAAGGGCGCCGACGGCAGCTCCTGGGTCGACGCGGGCGGCACCATGTTCGACAACTCGCCGACCTACCTCGCGGTCTCCGGCTGGGACTGGATGCCCGCGGTGCGCGACCGCGCGTCGGGGATCTGGGACCACGTCCGCCTGCGCTCGACCGGTGCCGCCGTGCTCGGCGACGTCCGCGCCGACACGAAGGTGCCCGGCGACGGCACCGCCGAGGTGACGCTCACCGTCCCGGTCCGCAACGCCGCCGCGACCGCCCAGCGCGTCCAGGTCAGCGCCGCGTTCGGCCCGGTCAGCGTGTCGAGCACGGTGACCGTCCCGGCCGGGCAGAGCACCGATGTCGTGTTCCCGAAGCAGGTCGTGAAGAACCCGAAGCTGTGGTGGCCCAACGGCTACGGCGACCCGGACCTGTACGACCTGACCCTCACCGCCGCGATCGGCGCCACCACCAGCGACCGCCGGACCGTCAAGATCGGCCTGCGCGAGATCGGCTACCAGTACGACCTGCCGATCGTCATCGCCGACGGCCGCGCTACCCAGACCGTCGACCTCGGCCCGCAGAACGCCCGGTTCGTCCGGATGCAGGGCCTCAAGCGCGCGACCGGCTGGGGGTTCTCGCTCTGGACGCTGGCCGTGCCCGGCAGTTCGGGGACCGATCTCGCGCAGGGCAAGCCGTCCTCGTCGTCGTCGGTGGCCGACGGCAACCCGCCCGAGCGGGCCTTCGACGGCGACCCGGACACGCGCTGGACGTCGGCCTACGAGGACGACCAGTGGCTGCAGGTCGACCTCGGCACCGCGACGGCGTTCGACAAGGTCGTCCTGACCTGGGAAACCGCCTACGCCGCGACCTTCAAGATCCAGGTGTCGCAGGACGGCGAAGCCTGGACCGACGCGGCTTCGGTGGACAACAGCCCGAAGCCGCTGACGTTCCTGGTCAACGGCGTCAAGATCTTCGCCCGCGGCGGCAGCTGGGGCTGGGACGAGCTGCTGCGCCGGATGCCGGCCGAGCGCACCGACGCCGTCGTCGCGATGCACCGCGACATGAACTTCACGCTGATCCGCAACTGGGTGGGCTCGTCGTACCGGCAGGAGCTGTTCGACGCCTGCGACAAGTACGGGATCCTGCTGTGGAACGAGTTCTGGGACGGCTGGTCGACCGACCCGGCCAACCACGACGTCTTCCTGGCGCAGGCGAAGGACACCGTGCTGCGCTACCGCCACCACGCGTGCGCGACGGTCTGGTTCGGCTGCAACGAAGGCACCCCGCCGCCGGTGATCGACAACGCGCTGCGTGACATCGTCCAGTCGAGCACCGACCTGCTCTACCAGGGCAACTCCGCGGGCGGCGTGATCACCGGCGACGGCCCGTACTACTGGCAGGACCCGAAGCGGTACTTCACCGGCGAGGCGACCGGCGGCAAGGCCGGGTTCTGGAGCGAGATCGGGCTGCCGACCGTCTCGGTCGTCGAGAGCATGCGCAACCTGGTCGGGAAGGACGACCCGGGCTGGCCGATCGGCGCGCCGTGGTTCCTGCACGACTGGTCGACCAACGGCAACCAGTCCCCGCAGAGCTACCTGGCGGCGATCGACGCGCGGCTGGCGCCGTCGACGAGCCTCGCGGAGTTCTGCCGCAAGGCGCAGTTCGTCAACTACGAGAGCATGCGCGCGATCTTCGAGGCGTGGAACGCGAAGCTGTGGGCGGACGCCACCGGCGTGCTGCTGTGGATGTCGCACCCGGCGTGGCACAGCACGGTCTGGCAGACCTACGACTACGACCTCGACGTCAACGGCAGCTACTACGGCGCGCGCAAGGGCTGCGAGCACCACCACGTGCAGGCCGACCTGACGACGTGGCAGGTCCGGGTCATCAACCACACGCCGGGCGCGCTGACCGGCGTGACCGCGACCGCGCGCCTCTACGGTCTCGACGGCGTGGCCCTGGGCGAGGCGCAGCAGCAGAAACTGGACGTCGCCCCGATTTCGGCCGCCGCGGCGTTCACGGTCCCGTTCGCCGACGGGCAGCCGGACCTGCACCTGCTGCGGCTGACCCTGACCGACGCCGGCGGCGCGGTGCTGTCGGAGAACACGTACTGGCGCTACCGGACGGACACGGCGATGCGCGCGCTGAACCAGCTCCCGGGCGCGCGGCTGACGACGTCCCTGCGCCCGGACGGCGACGCGTACACGGCGACGATCCGCAACGACGGCCGCACGGTGGCGGCGATGATCCGGCTGTCGCTGCGGGAGAAGAACGGCACCGACCGCGTCCTGCCCACCCGCTACGGCGACAACTACTTCTGGCTGCTGCCCGGGGAGAGCCGCACGATCCACGTCGAGCCGCGGCGCCGGGTGCCGAACGCGAAACTGCTGGTGGAGGCGTACAACGTGGCGGCGAAGCTGACTAGCTGA
- a CDS encoding SRPBCC family protein, giving the protein MVEVERTVTVAAPVDAVAGYLQDFAHTEEWDPGTKSCTRTDAGPIEVGARWHNVSEFRGRETELDYRLTRREPGRVTFVGSNKTATSTDDFTLTPDAGGTKVRYQAKIEFHGLAKLAGPLLKREFERLGDEVVPELTRALEKLT; this is encoded by the coding sequence GTGGTCGAGGTCGAACGAACGGTGACGGTGGCGGCTCCGGTCGACGCCGTCGCGGGGTACCTGCAGGATTTCGCGCACACCGAGGAGTGGGACCCGGGCACGAAGTCGTGCACCCGGACCGACGCGGGCCCGATCGAGGTCGGGGCGCGGTGGCACAACGTGTCGGAGTTCCGCGGCCGGGAGACGGAGCTGGACTACCGGCTGACCCGCCGCGAGCCGGGGCGGGTGACGTTCGTGGGCTCGAACAAGACGGCCACCTCGACCGACGACTTCACGCTGACGCCGGACGCGGGCGGGACGAAGGTGCGGTACCAGGCGAAGATCGAGTTCCACGGCCTGGCGAAGCTGGCCGGACCGCTGCTGAAGCGCGAGTTCGAGCGCCTCGGCGACGAGGTGGTGCCGGAGCTGACCCGGGCGCTCGAGAAGCTGACCTGA
- a CDS encoding PucR family transcriptional regulator produces the protein MLVSVNLRPHASLGRVLDDLGGTLLDLVLGDGDRPGGIGGVAIHDPLDEPALPQHALVLGVGLAEPGEVVRQLRTLARHDAAGLVLRAPVTVTAAITAAVDETGVALLGLARGASWAQLAAMLRSLLAEGDVGDAEPETLAGLPSGDLFAVANAIGALIDAPVTIEDRRSRVLAFSGHQDEADPSRVETILGRRVPERFSRMLADRGVFRELYRTDQPVFVDRPPESLDGFTIPRVAVAVRAGDEILGSIWAAVREPLTPDRTQALCDAARLVALHLLRVRAGADVERRLRADLLSTALEGGAAAREALSRLGLADQPVVVLALAVLEDGAEDAEIATERQRLADGLAMHLSAVHPRCAAALVGDTAYGLVPVTRDADGERRALRIAKDFLDRVGDRVRAVVGIGPVARSAAELPEARASADRALRVLRSGSGAGRRVASLADVHVEALLLELQDLVAVRGDRPTGPVARLIEYDEQHHAHLVETLRAWLDAFGDVIAASAAVHVHPNTFRYRLRRLAEVGGFDMTDPEARFAAMLQLRVVAPPAS, from the coding sequence GTGCTCGTTTCGGTGAACCTGCGCCCGCACGCCAGCCTCGGCCGCGTCCTCGACGACCTGGGTGGCACCCTCCTGGACCTCGTGCTCGGCGACGGCGACCGCCCGGGCGGCATCGGCGGCGTCGCCATCCACGACCCGCTCGACGAACCCGCGCTGCCGCAGCACGCCCTGGTGCTCGGGGTCGGGCTGGCCGAGCCCGGCGAGGTCGTGCGGCAGCTGCGCACGCTGGCGCGCCACGACGCGGCCGGGCTCGTGCTGCGCGCCCCGGTCACGGTCACCGCGGCGATCACCGCGGCCGTCGACGAGACCGGCGTCGCCCTGCTGGGCCTGGCCCGCGGCGCGTCCTGGGCCCAGCTCGCCGCGATGCTGCGGTCGCTGCTGGCCGAAGGCGACGTCGGCGACGCGGAACCGGAGACCCTCGCCGGGCTCCCGTCGGGCGACCTCTTCGCGGTGGCCAACGCGATCGGGGCGCTCATCGACGCGCCGGTCACCATCGAGGACCGCCGCTCGCGCGTGCTCGCGTTCTCCGGCCACCAGGACGAAGCCGACCCGTCGCGGGTGGAGACCATCCTGGGGCGGCGGGTGCCGGAGCGGTTCTCGCGGATGCTGGCCGACCGCGGGGTGTTCCGCGAGCTCTACCGCACCGACCAGCCGGTGTTCGTCGACCGGCCGCCGGAGAGCCTCGACGGCTTCACGATCCCCCGGGTGGCGGTCGCGGTACGGGCGGGCGACGAGATCCTCGGCTCGATCTGGGCCGCGGTGCGCGAACCGCTGACCCCCGACCGCACCCAGGCCCTCTGCGACGCGGCCCGCCTGGTGGCGCTGCACCTGCTGCGCGTCCGGGCGGGCGCCGACGTCGAACGGCGGCTGCGGGCGGACCTGCTGAGCACGGCGCTGGAGGGCGGGGCCGCCGCGCGCGAGGCGCTGAGCCGGCTGGGGCTGGCCGACCAGCCGGTCGTCGTGCTGGCGCTGGCGGTACTGGAGGACGGCGCCGAGGACGCCGAGATCGCGACCGAACGCCAGCGTCTCGCCGACGGCCTGGCGATGCACCTGAGCGCGGTCCACCCCCGCTGCGCGGCGGCCCTCGTCGGCGACACGGCGTACGGCCTGGTCCCGGTGACCCGCGACGCCGACGGCGAGCGGCGCGCCCTCCGGATCGCGAAGGACTTCCTGGACCGGGTGGGCGACCGCGTCCGGGCGGTGGTCGGCATCGGCCCGGTGGCCCGCAGCGCGGCCGAGCTGCCGGAAGCCCGCGCGAGCGCGGACCGGGCGCTCCGGGTGCTGCGATCGGGCAGCGGCGCGGGCCGCCGGGTGGCGTCGCTGGCCGACGTCCACGTCGAAGCGCTGCTGCTGGAACTGCAGGATCTGGTGGCCGTGCGGGGAGACCGCCCGACCGGTCCGGTCGCGCGGCTGATCGAGTACGACGAGCAGCACCACGCGCACCTGGTCGAGACCCTCCGGGCCTGGCTCGACGCGTTCGGCGACGTGATCGCGGCCTCGGCGGCGGTTCACGTGCACCCCAACACGTTCCGGTACCGCTTGCGGCGGCTGGCGGAGGTGGGCGGGTTCGACATGACGGACCCGGAGGCGCGGTTCGCGGCGATGTTGCAGCTGCGCGTGGTGGCTCCGCCCGCTTCCTGA
- a CDS encoding M4 family metallopeptidase, with protein MSAAVVAVSLLTTGSPAYATIAQPSMHALNPLAMPFGSVLRSQQEIGGVPVFGGQLIQVRDKAGAVLATHGRTTKKTAGAFPASDAGATEAAIADVAKRTGLAANTLKADAPRAYWYDATLGGAKGNGVAVPTYQVTVHGKKLNDKWTEVVKAGTHDVVTSWSEVREANRDVCDANHKVVSGSSASVRCGTAFDVTRKEGGAESSVADVNNVYTFFGQASDFYQKYVNVDLTSLIGADYSDGTGKALRGTVRICVDGECPFANAFWDGEQMAFGEGVTTDDITGHELTHGVTQHTSGLSGGQADSINEGLSDVFGKFIGITSNDPNDTGDNRWLLGAGSSLGAIRNMKDPRSSLTPQPDMVNGPGWDTNNPDEHINDGVVNKADYLITDGDTFNGQTVRGLGLDKSVQIWWGVENTLTQSATFKDVGEALNSSCAALAKAGTAGITTDDCAQVGNAVKATQLDQDPK; from the coding sequence GTGAGCGCGGCCGTCGTCGCGGTGTCGCTGCTCACGACCGGCTCGCCGGCCTACGCGACCATCGCCCAGCCGTCGATGCACGCGCTGAACCCCCTCGCGATGCCGTTCGGCAGCGTACTGCGGTCGCAGCAGGAAATCGGCGGCGTGCCGGTGTTCGGCGGCCAGCTGATCCAGGTCCGCGACAAGGCGGGCGCGGTGCTCGCCACGCACGGCCGCACCACGAAGAAGACCGCCGGGGCCTTCCCGGCGAGCGACGCGGGGGCCACCGAGGCCGCCATCGCCGACGTCGCCAAGCGCACCGGCCTCGCCGCGAACACGCTGAAGGCCGACGCGCCCCGCGCCTACTGGTACGACGCCACCCTCGGTGGTGCGAAGGGCAACGGCGTCGCGGTGCCGACCTACCAGGTCACCGTGCACGGCAAGAAGCTGAACGACAAGTGGACCGAGGTCGTCAAGGCCGGCACGCACGACGTCGTGACGTCGTGGTCGGAGGTCCGCGAGGCCAACCGGGACGTCTGCGACGCGAACCACAAGGTGGTCAGCGGCAGCTCCGCGTCGGTCCGCTGCGGCACCGCCTTCGACGTCACGCGCAAGGAAGGCGGCGCCGAGTCGAGCGTCGCGGACGTCAACAACGTCTACACCTTCTTCGGGCAGGCGTCGGACTTCTACCAGAAGTACGTGAACGTCGACCTGACGAGCCTGATCGGCGCGGACTACTCCGACGGCACCGGCAAGGCCCTGCGTGGCACGGTCCGGATCTGCGTCGACGGCGAGTGCCCGTTCGCCAACGCCTTCTGGGACGGCGAGCAGATGGCCTTCGGCGAGGGCGTCACCACCGACGACATCACCGGCCACGAGCTGACGCACGGCGTCACGCAGCACACGTCCGGGCTCAGCGGCGGCCAGGCCGACTCGATCAACGAGGGCCTGTCCGACGTCTTCGGCAAGTTCATCGGCATCACGTCGAACGACCCCAACGACACCGGCGACAACCGCTGGCTGCTCGGCGCGGGCTCGTCGCTCGGCGCCATCCGGAACATGAAGGACCCGCGGTCGTCGCTCACCCCGCAGCCGGACATGGTCAACGGCCCGGGCTGGGACACGAACAACCCGGACGAGCACATCAACGACGGCGTCGTGAACAAGGCCGACTACCTGATCACCGACGGCGACACCTTCAACGGCCAGACCGTCCGCGGCCTCGGCCTCGACAAGTCCGTCCAGATCTGGTGGGGCGTCGAGAACACGCTCACCCAGAGCGCGACCTTCAAGGACGTCGGCGAGGCGCTGAACTCCTCGTGCGCCGCCCTCGCGAAGGCCGGGACCGCCGGCATCACCACCGACGACTGCGCCCAGGTCGGCAACGCGGTGAAGGCGACCCAGCTGGACCAGGACCCGAAGTAG